The Hymenobacter sp. GOD-10R genome includes a window with the following:
- a CDS encoding S41 family peptidase has product MRLSFLTISLLLGASAASAQAPTPRTVQNLETFTRLYGYVRYFHPSDEAAAIDWDKFAVLGAQRVEQAQTEAELKKTLLGLFQPIAPTLQLIPAGKTYLFKAKDITPPTLKGYEVISWQHQGMGQGNAQSPYHSRRTHRPEPLKDPAARSTFGTLTKAVDATPYRGKSFRYTALVRNTSPQDGPGALWARVDLPYKGVGFFDNMVDRPIQSKEWAEYEIKGTIDPQATFLYFGSMLIGSGQIQVDNMQVAVQEDGAWKTVFATGFEEDEVKQYPRSISGQANTSRFVANNSNDAYSFLVSATDAAQEKHSVVIRSLDKVEAQNENFIVAGKALFPQQAQIGEVVQEDLGSGLRCVLPLALYGTKDATFPAADNAALEALQTELNQLTPSRFTGNDRAVRLADVVITWNVFQHFYPYFAVTNSNWPTALPEALRAAYPDQSEADNLKVLQRLTAHLHDGHVRVSPPARSNNYRYLPIRWEWVQNQLIITHVANDSLGVQRGDIVTMINGQPAAMYFREAEQYISAATPGWLHYRAAFETLMGPPNASLALQVQRPNGESQPVTLHFNKSGLRNNESTHPMSRLISPSVYYLNLDRIPMDAINELLPELAKMKTIICDLRGYPKGNHPLISHLLSGPDTAAHWMRVPRFIYPDQKKVAGYDNMGWAMKPSKPHLSARIIFITDGSAISYAESYMGFIEGYKLATIIGQPTAGTNGNINPFTLPGNYSISWTGMEVRKHDGSQHHGVGIKPNIYLEKTIQGVREGRDEFLEKAIELAKAN; this is encoded by the coding sequence ATGCGCTTATCTTTCCTGACTATCAGCTTGCTCCTGGGCGCAAGTGCTGCCAGTGCCCAAGCGCCCACGCCGCGCACCGTGCAGAACCTGGAAACTTTCACACGGCTCTACGGCTACGTGCGCTACTTCCACCCCAGCGACGAAGCCGCCGCCATCGACTGGGACAAGTTCGCGGTGCTGGGTGCCCAACGCGTGGAGCAAGCACAAACCGAGGCGGAGTTGAAGAAAACGCTGCTAGGCCTTTTTCAACCCATAGCGCCCACGCTTCAGCTAATTCCGGCGGGCAAAACTTACCTCTTCAAAGCCAAGGACATTACACCTCCTACCTTGAAAGGCTACGAAGTAATTAGCTGGCAGCATCAGGGGATGGGGCAAGGCAACGCCCAGAGCCCATACCACAGCCGCCGCACGCACCGACCGGAGCCATTGAAAGACCCGGCCGCGCGGTCTACTTTTGGTACCCTCACCAAAGCGGTAGATGCCACGCCGTACCGCGGTAAATCGTTCCGCTACACGGCTTTAGTACGCAATACGTCCCCGCAAGATGGGCCTGGCGCCTTGTGGGCTCGCGTCGATTTGCCTTACAAAGGAGTGGGGTTTTTCGACAATATGGTTGACCGGCCTATTCAGAGCAAAGAGTGGGCAGAGTACGAAATAAAAGGTACCATCGACCCACAGGCAACTTTTCTGTATTTCGGGTCCATGCTCATCGGCAGCGGGCAGATTCAGGTAGATAACATGCAGGTAGCGGTGCAGGAGGATGGCGCATGGAAAACCGTATTTGCTACTGGCTTTGAAGAAGATGAAGTAAAACAATATCCACGCAGTATCTCCGGCCAAGCTAATACGAGCCGCTTTGTTGCGAACAATAGTAACGACGCCTACTCTTTCTTAGTCAGCGCTACGGATGCTGCCCAGGAAAAGCACAGCGTCGTTATTCGCTCCCTCGATAAAGTCGAAGCGCAAAATGAGAACTTCATTGTGGCAGGCAAGGCGCTGTTTCCGCAACAGGCTCAAATTGGCGAAGTCGTGCAGGAAGACCTAGGTAGCGGCTTGCGGTGTGTGCTTCCGTTGGCCTTATACGGCACCAAAGACGCTACCTTCCCGGCAGCTGACAACGCCGCGCTGGAAGCACTGCAAACGGAGCTGAATCAGCTCACTCCTAGCCGGTTCACCGGCAACGACCGCGCCGTACGTCTCGCCGACGTAGTCATCACCTGGAACGTCTTCCAACATTTTTATCCTTACTTCGCCGTCACCAATTCCAACTGGCCAACGGCACTGCCAGAAGCGCTACGAGCCGCGTATCCCGACCAATCGGAGGCAGACAATTTGAAAGTCTTGCAGCGCCTTACGGCCCACCTGCACGACGGCCACGTGCGGGTAAGCCCACCGGCGCGCAGCAACAACTACCGGTACTTGCCTATTCGGTGGGAATGGGTACAAAATCAATTGATTATCACGCACGTAGCCAACGACTCACTTGGCGTGCAGCGCGGCGATATTGTTACAATGATTAATGGGCAGCCAGCGGCGATGTACTTCCGCGAGGCGGAGCAGTACATCTCGGCGGCCACGCCGGGCTGGTTGCACTACCGCGCCGCTTTCGAAACCTTGATGGGCCCGCCTAATGCTTCGCTAGCTTTGCAAGTGCAGCGACCGAACGGTGAAAGCCAACCTGTTACACTTCATTTCAATAAGAGCGGCTTGCGAAATAATGAGAGCACCCACCCCATGTCGCGGCTCATTTCACCCTCGGTGTACTACCTGAACCTGGACCGAATTCCGATGGATGCCATCAACGAGCTGCTGCCGGAGCTAGCCAAGATGAAAACCATCATCTGCGACCTACGCGGGTATCCGAAAGGCAACCATCCGTTAATCAGTCACTTACTTTCCGGTCCGGACACCGCCGCGCATTGGATGCGCGTGCCTAGGTTTATCTATCCCGACCAGAAAAAGGTAGCTGGCTACGACAATATGGGCTGGGCCATGAAACCGAGTAAGCCACACCTGTCGGCCCGCATCATCTTCATCACCGATGGGAGCGCCATCAGCTACGCCGAGAGCTACATGGGCTTTATTGAGGGCTACAAGCTAGCTACCATTATTGGGCAACCAACGGCGGGTACCAATGGCAACATCAACCCTTTCACGTTGCCCGGCAACTACAGCATCTCCTGGACCGGCATGGAAGTGCGCAAACACGATGGTAGTCAGCACCATGGCGTGGGCATCAAGCCAAATATCTACCTAGAGAAGACCATCCAGGGCGTGCGCGAGGGTCGCGACGAGTTTCTGGAAAAAGCCATTGAGCTGGCCAAGGCAAACTAG
- a CDS encoding cobyric acid synthase: MLRPIMFVGTASDVGKSIITAGFCRIFRQDGYHPAPFKAQNMSLNSYATPEGLEIGRAQAMQAEAAGVPCHVDMNPVLLKPTSDQASQVVLNGRPIGTQSAYEYFRANDRLALFEAATQAFDRLAASYSPVVLEGAGSISELNLKKRDITNLRMARHAGAATYLIADIDKGGVFGSVYGTLALLEPEEKACIKGVIINKFRGDARLFDDGRQQLQDLTGVPVVGVLPYFRDIFLEEEDSVTLARKQMSPGAADRVQVAVVLLGRMSNFTDFDALAHDARVHLFYTHNPADLLSADIIILPGSKNTIDDLIALKNNGLAAAIVQAQRAGKTVVGICGGYQMLGRSVEDPDGVESQVAATAGLGLLPVRTVLQGEKTTQQRQFAFLDAPGTCQGYEIHMGQTTPEGHAQPVATLADGTLDGYAVSPRCWGTYLHGILDNAAVIDYLLAPYATTQVAPLDFAAFKQQQFDRLAALIRANVDMAQIYAALQP, translated from the coding sequence ATGCTTCGTCCTATTATGTTTGTCGGCACCGCGTCCGACGTAGGCAAGAGCATTATCACGGCTGGTTTTTGCCGCATCTTCCGGCAAGATGGCTACCATCCGGCGCCGTTCAAGGCCCAGAACATGTCGTTGAATAGCTACGCCACGCCCGAAGGCTTAGAAATCGGACGGGCGCAGGCCATGCAGGCGGAAGCGGCCGGTGTGCCCTGCCACGTTGATATGAACCCGGTGCTACTCAAGCCTACCTCCGACCAGGCTTCCCAGGTGGTACTTAACGGCCGGCCCATTGGCACGCAGTCGGCCTACGAATACTTCCGCGCTAACGACCGCCTCGCCCTCTTCGAAGCCGCAACTCAGGCTTTCGACCGCCTCGCGGCTAGCTATTCGCCGGTAGTGCTGGAAGGCGCGGGCAGCATCTCGGAGCTGAATCTCAAGAAGCGCGACATCACCAACTTGCGCATGGCCCGCCACGCTGGGGCCGCCACGTACCTCATTGCCGACATCGATAAGGGCGGCGTGTTTGGCAGCGTGTACGGCACCCTAGCTTTGCTGGAGCCGGAAGAAAAAGCCTGTATTAAAGGTGTTATTATCAATAAGTTTCGGGGCGATGCGCGCTTGTTTGACGACGGCCGCCAGCAGCTCCAAGACCTGACCGGCGTACCGGTGGTGGGGGTGCTCCCGTACTTCCGCGACATATTCCTGGAGGAAGAAGACTCCGTGACCTTGGCGCGCAAGCAAATGAGCCCTGGCGCTGCCGACCGAGTGCAAGTGGCCGTGGTACTGCTCGGGCGCATGTCGAACTTCACCGACTTCGACGCCTTAGCGCATGATGCGCGGGTGCATCTGTTCTACACCCACAACCCCGCCGACTTACTGAGCGCCGACATTATCATTCTGCCCGGCAGCAAGAACACCATCGACGATCTGATAGCCTTGAAAAACAACGGTCTAGCTGCGGCTATTGTGCAGGCACAGCGCGCTGGCAAAACGGTGGTAGGCATCTGTGGAGGGTACCAAATGCTAGGTCGTTCAGTAGAAGACCCCGATGGCGTGGAAAGCCAGGTAGCGGCTACGGCCGGCCTAGGTCTGCTGCCCGTGCGCACGGTACTGCAAGGCGAGAAGACGACCCAACAGCGGCAGTTTGCTTTTCTGGATGCGCCCGGTACCTGCCAGGGCTACGAGATTCACATGGGCCAAACGACTCCCGAAGGTCACGCACAGCCCGTGGCTACCCTAGCCGACGGCACGCTGGATGGCTATGCCGTTAGTCCGCGCTGCTGGGGCACGTACTTGCACGGCATTCTCGACAATGCAGCTGTAATCGATTATTTGCTAGCGCCTTATGCCACGACGCAAGTTGCGCCGCTCGATTTCGCTGCTTTCAAGCAGCAGCAATTCGACCGGTTGGCCGCGCTTATCCGCGCAAACGTAGACATGGCGCAGATTTACGCGGCCCTGCAACCCTAA
- the cbiB gene encoding adenosylcobinamide-phosphate synthase CbiB → MDRFTHLAPPLALGYALDLLLADPEGLPHPVRTYGTLIAAGERQLNQGPYRFAKGAVLAGSLVVGTFGTFTLLDKLLRRLPFGVAVAVNSVWVFYGLANTGLVREGRAVFTALDEKGVEAGRQQLARIVGRDTTQLDAQQIRTAVFESLAENLSDGVVAPLFYYALAGVPGLMAYKMVNTLDSMVGYRSPRYEQFGKLAARLDDVANLVPARLTAVLLAALGGSRRGFQFILRYGNQHKSPNAGYPEAALAGVLNCRFGGPNYYHGELVPKPYIGNNPRPIAPTEIERVARLNHAVCAVVVAGIMGLFWWRRR, encoded by the coding sequence ATGGACCGCTTCACGCACCTAGCTCCGCCGCTCGCCCTCGGCTATGCGCTCGATTTGCTGCTGGCCGACCCCGAGGGCTTGCCGCACCCCGTACGAACCTATGGTACGCTCATCGCGGCGGGCGAGCGGCAGCTCAATCAGGGGCCTTATCGCTTCGCCAAAGGTGCCGTGCTGGCCGGGAGCCTCGTGGTCGGTACGTTTGGCACCTTTACGTTGCTGGACAAGCTGTTGCGTCGGCTACCTTTCGGCGTGGCGGTGGCTGTTAATAGCGTTTGGGTGTTCTATGGCCTAGCGAATACGGGCTTGGTGCGCGAGGGTCGAGCTGTGTTTACCGCCCTCGACGAGAAAGGAGTGGAAGCTGGCCGCCAGCAGCTAGCCCGCATCGTAGGACGCGACACCACCCAGCTTGATGCCCAGCAGATTCGCACCGCCGTGTTCGAGAGCCTGGCCGAAAACCTCAGCGATGGGGTGGTAGCGCCACTTTTCTATTACGCTTTGGCGGGCGTACCCGGCCTGATGGCCTACAAAATGGTGAACACCCTCGACTCGATGGTGGGCTACCGCAGCCCACGTTACGAGCAGTTTGGCAAGCTAGCCGCCCGCCTTGATGACGTAGCGAACCTAGTGCCGGCTCGCCTCACAGCGGTGCTGCTAGCGGCGCTTGGCGGTAGCAGGCGCGGCTTTCAGTTCATCTTGCGTTATGGTAATCAGCACAAAAGCCCTAATGCCGGCTACCCGGAAGCGGCGCTGGCGGGCGTGCTTAACTGCCGCTTCGGCGGGCCGAACTATTACCATGGCGAACTGGTGCCCAAGCCCTACATCGGCAACAACCCTCGCCCAATTGCGCCCACTGAAATCGAGCGGGTAGCTAGGCTTAATCACGCCGTTTGTGCCGTGGTGGTGGCCGGCATTATGGGGTTATTCTGGTGGCGCCGACGTTAA
- a CDS encoding pyridoxal phosphate-dependent aminotransferase yields MLHGHGDDAYRHSQHVVADFSTNVWYGGEPAGLKEYVFAQWPTVNRYPEVLAESLAAQVAAHHGVAPTQVLISSGTTESIYLVAQAWARQRSTILTPAFAEYEDACRLHHHQLRFVAWEDLQADTLIDSELIFICNPNNPTGSVLTLEVLRALLTSNPNTVFVLDEAFIEFTTSIDSAIPLLSQFDNLLILRSLTKAYAIPGLRLGYVLGSAKLVTRLTQHKAPWAVNALAVAAGRFLFAHYTKVQPPIAQLLADKEKLAAALAQNLGIHVFPSHTHYFLAATRHGTAAELKHWLLAQHGLLIRDAANFRGLTPAHFRIGTRSAADNQLLINALAAWTASRT; encoded by the coding sequence ATGCTACACGGTCACGGCGACGACGCATACCGCCACTCTCAGCACGTAGTAGCCGATTTCAGCACCAACGTGTGGTACGGCGGCGAGCCCGCGGGCTTGAAAGAATACGTTTTTGCGCAGTGGCCCACGGTGAATCGCTACCCCGAAGTCCTAGCCGAGAGCCTAGCGGCACAGGTGGCGGCCCACCACGGCGTGGCCCCAACCCAAGTGCTCATTAGCAGCGGCACCACCGAGAGCATCTACCTCGTAGCGCAGGCCTGGGCACGGCAGCGCAGCACCATCCTCACGCCTGCCTTCGCCGAGTACGAAGATGCCTGTCGCCTCCACCATCACCAGCTGCGCTTCGTAGCGTGGGAAGATCTGCAAGCCGACACGCTGATTGATAGCGAGTTGATCTTCATCTGCAACCCCAACAACCCAACGGGTAGCGTGCTGACACTCGAGGTGCTAAGAGCCTTGCTAACAAGCAATCCGAACACGGTTTTTGTGCTCGATGAAGCATTCATCGAGTTTACCACTAGCATCGATAGCGCCATTCCGTTGCTGAGTCAGTTTGATAACCTGCTGATTCTTCGTTCGCTCACGAAAGCCTACGCTATTCCCGGTTTGCGGCTCGGCTACGTGCTAGGCTCAGCGAAACTAGTGACGCGACTTACGCAGCACAAAGCACCGTGGGCCGTGAATGCGCTAGCTGTGGCGGCTGGCCGCTTCCTGTTTGCGCACTACACCAAAGTGCAACCGCCTATTGCTCAGCTGTTAGCCGACAAGGAAAAGCTAGCTGCCGCGCTGGCGCAAAACCTAGGCATCCACGTCTTCCCCAGCCATACCCATTACTTCCTGGCTGCCACTCGCCACGGCACCGCCGCCGAGTTGAAGCACTGGCTGCTTGCGCAGCACGGCTTGCTCATTCGCGACGCTGCCAATTTTCGGGGGCTCACGCCGGCGCATTTTCGCATCGGCACCCGAAGCGCCGCTGATAATCAACTGCTCATAAACGCTTTAGCTGCATGGACCGCTTCACGCACCTAG
- a CDS encoding TIGR00266 family protein, whose product MRSHDVDYKILGNDIQVLEVELDPNETVVAEAGAMVYMDEAIAFETKMGDGSEPDQSVLGKLFSAGTRLITGESLFMTHFTHRGGYGKSRVAFSAPYPGTIIPIDLDTMPNGLIVQKDGFLAAAKGTKMAIHFNQRLGAGFFGGEGFILQKLTGDGKAFIHAGGTIIEKRLNNELLRVDTGCVVAFEPGIDFSVARAGGLKSMIFGGEGLLLATLRGTGRVWLQSMPVKKLIQALMPNGSNANKESGSVLGNMVSGIFDE is encoded by the coding sequence ATGCGCTCCCACGATGTCGATTACAAGATCCTTGGCAATGATATTCAAGTACTTGAAGTTGAGTTAGACCCTAACGAAACGGTAGTTGCCGAAGCCGGCGCTATGGTGTACATGGACGAAGCCATTGCCTTCGAAACTAAGATGGGCGACGGCTCGGAACCCGACCAAAGCGTGCTGGGCAAGCTGTTCTCGGCGGGCACCCGCCTGATTACGGGTGAGTCGCTGTTCATGACGCACTTCACGCACCGGGGCGGCTATGGCAAAAGCCGGGTGGCCTTCTCGGCGCCCTATCCTGGCACCATCATTCCAATCGACCTAGATACCATGCCCAATGGTCTCATCGTGCAAAAGGACGGTTTCTTGGCGGCGGCTAAGGGTACCAAAATGGCCATACACTTTAACCAGCGCTTAGGAGCAGGCTTCTTTGGCGGCGAAGGGTTTATTCTGCAAAAGCTCACCGGCGACGGCAAGGCTTTTATTCATGCCGGGGGCACCATCATCGAGAAGCGCCTAAACAACGAGCTACTACGCGTGGACACGGGCTGCGTGGTGGCCTTTGAGCCCGGTATCGACTTCAGCGTGGCGCGGGCTGGGGGCTTAAAGTCGATGATCTTCGGGGGCGAAGGCCTCTTACTAGCTACGCTGCGTGGCACCGGCCGGGTGTGGCTCCAGTCGATGCCCGTGAAGAAGCTGATTCAGGCGCTGATGCCCAACGGCAGCAACGCCAACAAAGAAAGCGGCAGCGTGCTCGGCAACATGGTCAGCGGCATATTCGACGAGTAA